The DNA sequence CTGGCGCGACGGGCTCGCGACCGTCGTGGTGGCGCTGGCGCTGGCATGCCTCGCGATCGGCACGGCTGACGACAAGCGGTTGGCATTTTGGTTCGTCGGCGGCGTCGTGGCGGCACTCGTGCTGTTCCGCGGCGCCAGCGCGGGCATCATGGCGGCGGCCCGGCGGCTGCCGGCGATGCGCTGGCCTAGTCTTCGATTGGCGGTCGCCAACCTGCACCGGCCCGGGGCCGCGACGCCGAGCGTCGTCCTGTCGCTGGGGCTGGGCCTGACGGTGCTGGTCGCGGTGGCCCTCGTCGAATCGAGCCTCGGGCGCGAGGTGACGGAACGGCTGCCGGCCGCGGCACCCAGCACCTTCTTCATCGACATCCAGCCGGACGAGGTTCCGGGCTTCACCGATCTTGCGCGCCAGGCGCCCGGCATCACCGATCTCGAGCGGGTGCCGAACCTGCGCGCGCGCATCGTCAAGCTCAACGGCGTGCCGGTCGACCAGGCGCCGGTCGAGCCGTCGGCGCTCTGGGCCGTGCGCGGCGAGCGGGGGTTGACCTACGCCGCGACGCTGCCCGCCGGCAGCCGGGTCGTGAATGGCGCCTGGTGGCCGGCCGACTATCAGGGGCCGCCGCTCGTCTCGCTCGATGCGAATCTGGCCGAGGGCCTGCATCTGAAGCTCGGCGACACCATTACTTTCTCGGTCGCGGGCCGGGAGGTGAGCGGCACGCTCGCCAATTTCCGGCATATCGAGTGGTCGAGCCTCGGCATCAATTTCTTCACGATCTTCTCACCGGGCGCGCTCGAGCATGCGCCGCAGACCAATCTCGCGACCGTGCGCGCCGACACGCCGGCGGCGGCGGCGGCCCTCGAGCGCTCGGTCACCGACAAGTTCCCGAACGTGTCGGCGATCCGGGTCAAGGACGTGCTCGACACGATCAACCAGATCATGGGCGACATCGCCACCTCGATCCGCATCACCGCCGCCATCACGCTGGGATTGGGCGCGCTCGTGCTGTCGGGCGCCATCGCCGCGGGCCAGCAGCGCCGGGTCTACGAGGCGATCGTGCTGAAGGTGCTGGGCGGCACGCGCCGGCGCATCGCGCTCGGATTCCTCATTGAATACGGGCTCTTGGGCCTGACTGCGGCCGCGATCGCTGCCGGGCTCGGCACGATCGCCGCCTGGGCGCTCACTACCCGGGTGATGCACGGCGAATGGAGCTTCGACGGCTGGCGCGTCGTCGAGACGGCGCTCGCGAGCGTCGCCCTCACCCTCGTCGTCGGTTTCGCCGGCACCTGGCGGGCCTTGGGCGCCAAGGCGGCCGCCCGGCTTCGGGACGAATAGCTCCGGGATGAATAATCGTTAATGTTCCGGACCTGTGCTATTTATTGAATCGGGGACGAAAATCCCAATATTCTCGGGTGCTGGGTTTACCCACGTTTACGATATGAGGCTTAAATGTCTTACGGTTCTCAGGATCCCTGGTCGGTAGGCCGCAGCGCGGCGGCGGTTGGGGCCGAGTACGATCTCGGTCTCCGCGCCTTCATGCTCCGCGTCTACAACTACATGGCCTCGGGCTTGGCGCTGACGGGCATCACGGCCTGGCTCGCCGCCGAGACCGGTTTCTACCTGCAGATCGCGCACACGCCGCTGATCTATGTGGTGATGTTCGCACCGTTCATCCTGGTCATGGTGCTGGGCTTCCGGATCCAGAAGATGAGCTTCGGCGGCGCCCAGGCGACGTTCTGGGCCTATTCGGCCCTGATGGGCCTGTCGCTCGCCGGCATCTTCCTGGTGTTTACGCACACCAGCATAGCGCTCACCTTCTTCATCACGGCCGCGACCTTCCTCGGCATGAGCCTCTATGGCTACACGACGAAGGCGGACCTGACGAAGATGGGCTCGTTCATGATGATGGGCCTGATCGGCATCATCCTCGCCAGCCTGGTCAATATGTTCTTCCACTCGAGCGGGCTGCAGTTCGTGATCTCGGTGATCGGCGTGATCGTGTTCACGGGCCTCACCGCCTGGGACACGCAGCGCATCAAGGAGCAGTACGACTATGTCGCCGGTTATGACGGCCAGACGGTCGGCAAGACGGCGATCATGGGCGCGCTCACGCTCTATCTCGACTTCATCAACCTGTTCATGCTGCTGCTGCAGTTCTTCGGCCAACGCCGCGACTGACCCACGCTGCAGCCGGTGTCTGCGAACCGCCCGGAAGCGACCGCTTCCGGGCGGTTTTCTTTGTGGCGCAGCGGTAGCGCCTGAGTTTACCGGTTCTTATGGATTTCGCGACAATTTGAGCGAACGGCCCGCCCTGGAATCGATTCGGCGGTGGGGCCTTGCGCATCCGCGTCCAAAGGACGTCACGAACGTGGGGCCGATGAGCCAAGCGAACATCGAGACCGTCGAGAGTCTGCCGCACGCGCTCACCAATCTCGTGGGCTTCGGCGGGGCCGCCCTCGTCGTCGAGCCGTCCGGCGAGGTCCGGGGCGCGAACGACCTCGGCATCGACCTGCTCGCCAATTTCGACGACGACACGGTCCACGAGGTCGCGATCGCCGGCGCGCGGGCCATCGCGGCCGGGGCGCTCCGGCTGGAGCGGCTCAATGGCCCGTTCCCCGGCGATTGCGCCGACGTGATCATTCAGCCGCTCGTCGGCCGTGCGGCCGGCGCCCTGGTGCTGATCGCGACCAACCCGGCGGAAAGTGCGCTGCGCCGCGCGCTCATCGAAAGTCGGCAGCGTTATCGCGACCTGGTCGAGGCGGCGAGCGAGTTCGTCTGGGAGACCGACCGCCACGGCCGCTTCGTCTTCCTGTCGGGCTCCGGCGCCTTCGGCTACGCGACCCGCGATTTGCTCGGCCGGCTTGCGACCGATTTCGTGGTCGACGCCTCGCCCTTGCCCTATCCGGTGTTCCAGGCGCGCGACACGGTGCTGCAGACCGACGTCTGGCTGCAGCGGGCCGACGGCACCACCTCGTGCCAGTCGATCACCGCGGTGCCGATCTACGATCCCGACGGCCAATGGTGCGGCACGCGCGGCATGGGCCGCGACGTGACCGAGCAGCGCGAGCGGGAGCGGGCCGAGAAGCAGCGGCTCTTGCGCGACCGGCTCATGACCTATCTGGGCGACACGATCCGCACCGAGATCAATCCCGAAAAGACGCTGCCGGCGGCGCTCTCGGGCACCGGCCTCGCGATCGGCGCCGACGGCGGCATGATCCTCGCCGGCCATCCGGCGGCTGCGAGCTATGACGTCGTCTCGTGGGGCGAACCGCTGCCCGAGCATGATTTCCCCGAAGCGCATGCGGCGCTCGTCGAGCAGGGCGCGGTCGATCTGCTGCGTGGCGGCCTGCAGCTCATCGGCCAGCTGACCGAGGATGCGAGCGCTGGCGACGGCCGCATCAACGGTGCCGTGCTGTTCTGGTGCAAGACCGAGAGCCGCGGCTTCGGCGACGGCGATCGGGCGGTCTTGAGCGACGTCGCGGCCCAGATCGGCCTCGCGATCGCGCAGCTGAAGAAATTCCACGAGATCGTCACGATCTCGAACACCGACAGCCTGACCGGCGTCTTGAACCGGCGCGCCTTCTTCGCCGATCTGGAACGGCGGCTCGGTCGGCACATGGTGGCGCAGACCGGCGGCGCGCTCGTCTATCTCGACATCAATAACCTGAAGGCGCTCAACGACTATGCCGGCCACCTGGCCGGCGACCGGGCGATCCTGACCTTTGCCGAGTTGACCAAGGCGGCGACGCGGGCCTCGGACCTGATCGCGCGCATCGGCGGCGACGAGTTCCTGATCTGGCTCGACGGCGTCACGGCGGAGAGCGCTCCCGTGCGCGCCGAGGCGCTGCTCCTCCAGATGAACCGGCTCGAGCAATTGTCCGTGGTCCCGGATCGCCCGCTCGGCGTCTCGATCGGCATGGCGCTCTACGATGGTGCGGCACCGGTGGCACTCGACCGGCTGCTCGCAGCCGCGGACGCGGCGATGTACCGGGTCAAGGCCCGGCGCAAGAGCGGATACGAGATTGCGCCTCGGCTCCTGCCTGACGATACTGGCCCGCCGGAGCCGCTCGACGCCATGGCCGGCATGGCCGGAGAGCCCATCCGAGCGGATGGGTCGGTGGAATGAAGGGTCTGCTTCAACGCATTTTTCAAATCGGCGCCGGGTCGCCGGTGATCGACTACGAAGAGTCCAAGCGTCTCATCCAGAGCCGGAATCCGGCCGACCGGCGCCGTGTCGCCGGCAATCTGCAGGTCAAGCCCGAAGTCCTCTATTTCCTCGCGAGCGATCCCGACCCGACTGTGCGCACGGCGGTCGCCGGCAACGAGGCGACGCCGGTTCAGGCAGACCTGATCCTCGCCCGGGACGCACACGAGGCGGTGCGCGCCGATCTCGCGCACAAGATTGCTCGGCTGGCCCCGACCCTGACCCAGCGTCAGAGCGACCGGGTCAAGGAAATCACCTATCAGGTGCTGGAGGCGCTCGTCCGAGACCAGACCGTGAAGGTGCGCAAGATCGTCGCCGACACGCTGAAAAAGATGCCCGACGCCCCGCCCGAGATCGTGCAGCATCTGGCGCGCGATCCGGAGCTCTCGGTCGCCGGGCCGCTCCTGCAATATTCGCCGCTGCTGACAGACGAGGATCTGCTGGACCTGGTGCGCCAGATGCCGATCCCGGGCGCGGTGCGGGCGATCGCCAAGCGGAAGGGCCTGTCCGCTGCGGTCTCGGACGAGATCAGCGCCGGCGACGATGTCGACGCGATTACGGCGCTCTTGAGCAATGGGAGCGCACAGATCCGCGAGGAGACGCTCGACGTGCTCATCGAGCGGGCGCCGGCGCACAAGGCCTGGCACCGCCCGCTGGTCGAGCGTCCGCGCCTGTCGGACAGTGCGGCGAAGCGGCTCGCCCGTTTCGTGGCACAGGACTTGATCCAGCATCTGACGGCGCGCGGCGACCTGGCGCTCGACACGATCAAGGCGCTGCAGGCGGTCGTGCTCGCCCGGCTCGAAGCCGAGGGTGGCAGCGAGGCGGCGGCGGAGCCGGCCGGCGACAGACTGCTGGCCGAGGCGAGGCGGCTCAAGGACGCCGGCAAGCTCACCGAATCGGCACTCGTCGACGCGCTCATCGACGGCCGGCGGGAGCTGGTCAACGCCGGGCTCGCGGTCCTGGCGGAACAGCCGCTCGGCGTCGTCGAGAAGATCCTGTCGTCGCACAGTCCCAAGGGCATCACGGCGCTCGTCTGGAAGGCCGGCCTGTCCATGCGGTTTTCCGTGCGGCTGCAGAGCGTCGTGGCGCGCATCCCGGCGCCCCAGACCCTGAAGCCGCGGGCCGACGGCGGTTTCCCCTTGTCGGAAGAGGCGCTCGCCTGGCAGCTGGACTTCTTCGCCGACATGACGGCCGAAGGCAGCCAGCGGCAGAGCGCCCTGTAAGCTCGCCTCCGAAATGACCGATCGCGTCGCCTGAGCATGTGGCCGA is a window from the Aliidongia dinghuensis genome containing:
- a CDS encoding ABC transporter permease, producing the protein MADIAKAGVASGIAREPSTLALALRIARSELKAGLGIGFKGFRVLILCLAIGVAAIAGVGSLSTALTQGLRADGQAILGGDVEFRLTQRGIPAAEENYLAGEGRLSVAREMRGMARTADGGARALVELKAVDVAYPLYGTVVLDPAMSLGQALADQDGVPGAVVDPLVLDRLGLKLGDRIRLGDGQFEIRARLTREPDAGANPFKLGPRVMIARAALAGTGLDQPGTISVTVARLKLDAGVKAADVIAAANRTFPDAGWRARDTTEAAPSIRNFLDRTGLFLGLVGLTALLVGGVGVGNAVAAHLGEKTETIATLKCLGASARVIFTAYLIEIAALALVGVALGLVIGAVAPWGVVALAGDKLPVAARLALYPRPLGLSALFGALVALAFSLWPLARARGVPAAALFRAAILGLEGRLGWRDGLATVVVALALACLAIGTADDKRLAFWFVGGVVAALVLFRGASAGIMAAARRLPAMRWPSLRLAVANLHRPGAATPSVVLSLGLGLTVLVAVALVESSLGREVTERLPAAAPSTFFIDIQPDEVPGFTDLARQAPGITDLERVPNLRARIVKLNGVPVDQAPVEPSALWAVRGERGLTYAATLPAGSRVVNGAWWPADYQGPPLVSLDANLAEGLHLKLGDTITFSVAGREVSGTLANFRHIEWSSLGINFFTIFSPGALEHAPQTNLATVRADTPAAAAALERSVTDKFPNVSAIRVKDVLDTINQIMGDIATSIRITAAITLGLGALVLSGAIAAGQQRRVYEAIVLKVLGGTRRRIALGFLIEYGLLGLTAAAIAAGLGTIAAWALTTRVMHGEWSFDGWRVVETALASVALTLVVGFAGTWRALGAKAAARLRDE
- a CDS encoding Bax inhibitor-1/YccA family protein; its protein translation is MSYGSQDPWSVGRSAAAVGAEYDLGLRAFMLRVYNYMASGLALTGITAWLAAETGFYLQIAHTPLIYVVMFAPFILVMVLGFRIQKMSFGGAQATFWAYSALMGLSLAGIFLVFTHTSIALTFFITAATFLGMSLYGYTTKADLTKMGSFMMMGLIGIILASLVNMFFHSSGLQFVISVIGVIVFTGLTAWDTQRIKEQYDYVAGYDGQTVGKTAIMGALTLYLDFINLFMLLLQFFGQRRD
- a CDS encoding GGDEF domain-containing protein yields the protein MSQANIETVESLPHALTNLVGFGGAALVVEPSGEVRGANDLGIDLLANFDDDTVHEVAIAGARAIAAGALRLERLNGPFPGDCADVIIQPLVGRAAGALVLIATNPAESALRRALIESRQRYRDLVEAASEFVWETDRHGRFVFLSGSGAFGYATRDLLGRLATDFVVDASPLPYPVFQARDTVLQTDVWLQRADGTTSCQSITAVPIYDPDGQWCGTRGMGRDVTEQRERERAEKQRLLRDRLMTYLGDTIRTEINPEKTLPAALSGTGLAIGADGGMILAGHPAAASYDVVSWGEPLPEHDFPEAHAALVEQGAVDLLRGGLQLIGQLTEDASAGDGRINGAVLFWCKTESRGFGDGDRAVLSDVAAQIGLAIAQLKKFHEIVTISNTDSLTGVLNRRAFFADLERRLGRHMVAQTGGALVYLDINNLKALNDYAGHLAGDRAILTFAELTKAATRASDLIARIGGDEFLIWLDGVTAESAPVRAEALLLQMNRLEQLSVVPDRPLGVSIGMALYDGAAPVALDRLLAAADAAMYRVKARRKSGYEIAPRLLPDDTGPPEPLDAMAGMAGEPIRADGSVE
- a CDS encoding DUF2336 domain-containing protein, encoding MKGLLQRIFQIGAGSPVIDYEESKRLIQSRNPADRRRVAGNLQVKPEVLYFLASDPDPTVRTAVAGNEATPVQADLILARDAHEAVRADLAHKIARLAPTLTQRQSDRVKEITYQVLEALVRDQTVKVRKIVADTLKKMPDAPPEIVQHLARDPELSVAGPLLQYSPLLTDEDLLDLVRQMPIPGAVRAIAKRKGLSAAVSDEISAGDDVDAITALLSNGSAQIREETLDVLIERAPAHKAWHRPLVERPRLSDSAAKRLARFVAQDLIQHLTARGDLALDTIKALQAVVLARLEAEGGSEAAAEPAGDRLLAEARRLKDAGKLTESALVDALIDGRRELVNAGLAVLAEQPLGVVEKILSSHSPKGITALVWKAGLSMRFSVRLQSVVARIPAPQTLKPRADGGFPLSEEALAWQLDFFADMTAEGSQRQSAL